A stretch of DNA from Oreochromis aureus strain Israel breed Guangdong linkage group 10, ZZ_aureus, whole genome shotgun sequence:
tcagtcagtacatattcagtaaatgcaaattatttacatggcagtgcactacagGCATAAATCTGTGCCCCTAGATAAAACATTATAGGTCATTCCCACAACCCACAGTTTTACTGTGTTCCAGCAAAGTATCCAATAGTggtgacaactcctccacagtagcaggtgggattgttcttttttgaggactgctccttttaccttttaatacggatggtctgtttatattttgatcaagagcctttttttgggcagctgaagaggagaagtctatcttatggccaacctctggctgtatcttggtcatattaccaGACAAAACCcagtatcatttttttttaaatatatccatctatagaacgctgcatgttatattctaaaaatctgttctctttcagaaacctgcctgcagaaaaaTGAACCTTAAGTATCTAATGCAAAgatgtaatcactttcaagatggagaaagcataaagttcgactttaagtgacaattatggacactaattctgcaggtcattaatcaatttataaaactaaaataaaatgtatttttagtgacacaggacacaaacatgGAAGCAAGATATAtaattaggattatttataataaacatTAAGATAtcattgcaatttctttaaccatacaGAATAACTGAATCCgtcaggacaatgtcacatcaatgcactgaactcactatgttattcctctaacagagcctccacatgttctcactgtaatttccccctcatgaatgaatttatgcttgcACTAATCAAACGCATTTTACTCACAGTACTCGAGccgacttacctttgtttgaatgacgactTACTCACAAATCTTGTACCCAATCTTTGGTGAACAGGATGTGTCCCTCCAGAGATTTAAAACTGCAAAACTATTTCActgccgtttacttccggcctacccgacctcctgaggacccggcccacgtagaccgcgaaggctgggtcctcaggaggatgcagcccatgaatttggacacagctctattgtgtttgttttgattcgtgGCCGAGATATATGGCGCCGCACTCCCACTATAcattgcggcgtgacgtcaactccaaagacCTATTAGCGTGAGCTTTGCTTTGgtatattttaaattatgtcTATTTTACACCACTGCAATGCAGTAAATTTGGTGGCTGATGATTGCAGGAAACATTTTTAGAGTTCTAGTTAAATGCAGAAGTTTTCTATCTACGGAGCCCCGGaagggacatgggagaaaaaaaaattaagatgaactttgcgagatctcgcattCTTCGGAGGCTGCCAGCTCGAAGCACGATGTGCCGGGAGAGCGGTGTTCCCCCGGCTCTAGTAGGTCTCGACCTCCCGTTAGCTTCGAAATGGTGGGTgtcagacgtctccgaaaacgtcggagcacttttgcaaatatgtgatgtcttgtaaaccgagcagatatttgacgtttacacagctacattcacgcctcaaaatgtcttaaaactttattttgtgacccagaaagagtaataaagGTATCTTAATCTTAATATtacaactaagtagctgccgccattgttggaattcCTATTTTgtgagatctcgcaaaacttttgcgagatcccgagttaGTTTTGCGAGATCTTGCGAGTTAGTTTTGCGAGATCttcatcttattttttttttctccaatgtcCCTTGCGGGGCTCCGTACCTGTCTGtgttggaaacaaaacaaaacaaaaaaaaacccagagaaacagaaaaagaatttgtcttaataatttctttctaaaatcagcattttgtacAGAATAACACTGCCTTAGTGGCAGCAGTGGGGTCAGGGACTAAGCCCATGTGAGCAGAAAAAggtgacaaacacacactttcttAATtgcattaatatattttatacacTAAAAATGTTTCTTGGCAATAAATATAAGAGCAACAGTTCTTCTACCCCATGCAAAAGAAACACACTATGCatatagttatattttattcttattaatTAATCAAACATCGTTTTTTCACCCAACAAAATACATTGTAACAGCGGTAGCCCGATATTAGACAGAACTGTCACACGATATTAAACAGAAGATTCAGCTCTGTACAGTTATAATGAGGTAGTTCATTTCAAGttgtagattcaagctgctcttaaTATTGTCGGCCGCCAGATGTCAGCAAAGTAAAGAGAACCgtgttgaaaagctttgagTAATTCAGTTTTAGTACAAGAGTCAGTAGCTTCAGGATCTTCATTTGCCGATCACTACTTAACTTTATACCAGATCTAATCACTCCATTCAGAAATGGAGCATTAAGTTCTTCTAAGGCAGGAAGAGTCCTCCTGTGGACAGACCATCAGAAAAGATCAAGAACAGCAACACCAACTGGCAGTTATGGGAAATGGAGGTAGTGCAGAGaggcaaagaaagaaaagaaaaccctgACAGACTAGGCGTGTACTACCAAGTATGATTTTGTCTTTGGGGTGTCACTgtgcttttaagattattttatttgtaaaaccAGAGACCTGAAGGCAAATGAAGCAAAAGACGGAGGCATTTCTATTCCTTTTAGGTCTGAAGCGCATCGTTTTAGCTTCTGAATCTTTAAGACGAGCGCAGGTGAAAGTCAGGAGTATTCCTTCAACAAGCTCTTGTTAGCATAAAAGTGTAGTGTTGCAGTGCTTGTGTCAGTTACTAGTGTAGTgtttttatcttacaatataaagagtAATGCAAATATATTTGATCTGAATTAGAGAAATGTGAATATATCTTAACACCATTACAAGCACACGTGATTGTTTTTCCTTACATTCTCACACATATATTTAGATTTATTCTTAAATATACTGATAAacatattaaaatgtattaaatgtgCATAAATTCCTagattttctttcagttttctgtAAAATGGAAGTAAACAACTGTCTCaacgaaaaaaaaaacgcaAAAAAGCCTGCGGAAAAGGAATCTCGGTGAACCGAAGAACATTGTTGACATCGGCTTTAATGATGATAGCCTCTAAATAAAATACACCTCTTAAAATTAAAGATGGGATGCTCGATTAGGTTTAGACTTTGTGTTTGAAGTCTAAACCTAATCGAGCCGACTGGACTAAGCGTCGAGTTTAAGAAGTACAGGTGCTTGGAAACTCGCTGTGTTGAGAGAGTTGTGTGGAGTGACTAACAAAGCATGaaggaaaaacataaaacaaacaaacagaaaacaaaacaaaaaaagccagaAAACAAACGTGCAACaagtttatttattctttttaataaGTCAGGAGTGgtaatttatgaaaaaaaaaaaaacccaaacaaacactaATCTTCATTTTCAATAAGCTTAATAGCATTTATTACACCATAGACGAAGTATTGCCCACAAACATAATTCAGTATTATTTGTAATTAAAAATTTTATGACAACATTCAACAAAAAAACTTTTGAAATTTCTCCAGTCTAAACTAAATCCTTTTGTTAGTTACTGTTTGACACAACAGATGTGTTGAAGTACAGAAATTGACACTTTGTCAACTCTGACTTGTCTTCCACGacttaaaaacctaaaaacttagttgtcttttttaatgtatcatttgtaaacttaaaaacacaccgaGTCAAGTTTGGCAGTGTGGTCTTTgttaacactttttaaaatcatctTGTCATTTTATTCTAAAATGTGAAACTCTCAAATGAAATCTTTTATAAAGTCATTCATAATATGTTATTGTCCGTTTTCTGTAATATTtctttttggcctttttcaACTTTTTATTCAATAGGCACAGTGTAAAGAGGACAGGAAAGCAGGggcagagagaggggaagacaTGCGGCAAAGGGCTGCGAGGGGACTCGAACCCGGCTGGCCGCTGGCATGTGTACCCGCTTAAAGCTAACCGGTGCCCTATTGAGCCggtttaacaaaaacaaaacaaaaacaaacaaacaaaggaggACAACAAAAAGAGATGTAAAAGATTATTTTACAtgcacagaaatattaattttcATTTGAGATCAATTTTACTTGTAAACAATCaatcaaatatatttatatgtaaaaaCAATTCCATGATCATCAATTTTGAGTCAATTTAATAAAGAGATGGTAATGAAAGATAAAAAAACATAGACTTAAACCAGTCGATACATAGTCAGAAATCATAGCAGTTTaccaaaataaaaagtaaagtcTGTCTCCACATAACAgagtaaataacaaaaacaataaatgaaaaaaaaaataggaaatggTGTAGGATACCTCAAAATACATTCAGAATCAAGTTACACAatcaaactgtaaatgtaaatatttctttctatTTGAATCTGATTTTATACTTTGTTAATCTACTCATTCCATTGACAAACTTAAGGTGAAAACTTTCATAAAACCTTTTTCTTATTCCCAAAAAACTGCTCGATGTATAAAAATAGGCCTTATTTAAAAAGCGATAAGTAAGGCCTTGCTTACACAGAGTTGAAGTAATATTTTACTCAGTTCCATTTCTGCGGAAAAAGGAGCTGCAGACGAGGCCTCCTCCCAGGAACAAAAGGACGGTGGTGAACCAGCCAATGTAGAGCGCGGCTCCCAACTCCATCTTTTTAAGTACCTCGCGATCAGGACCATAAGTAGACCAGGTAGGATGAAAATGATCATTGATGGTGTTGGTGGTCCAGCTGACTGGTATGAGAACAAAGAAACCTGCAATGAGGAAGGCAATTCCAGAAGTCAGAGCCATTTTGCTCCTTTGCCTTTCGTCTGGCACAAAGTTCATAAAATTTCTCCCAGCCACACCAAGCAGGATCCCAAGGACCTCAATGATAATGGCAATGATGATGAGTCCTCTGGCAGCCTTCATGTCTTCAGGTAACGGTATATACCCGTACCCCATGCACTGCGTTTGACCTGTTGGTAAGATCGCACATCTCTTCCATAAACCCTCCACAATGGATAAGAGCATTTCGTAATCTTTGAAGGCTGTCATGATTCTCCATGTAGGGAGAGCACAGCTAATGATGCTCCCCAGTAAGCCAATGCAGGCCAAAGCCAGGCCTAGAAGCTGTCTTTCGCAAGCCACCATAATGAAGCTCTGTGACTCTCTCCAAGGACCAAAGATGATGTGTTCAAAGGAGGTTCACTAATTTATCTGAAGAGCTCAGAAGGAAGTGGTTATCAATTGGTTTTAGTACTCGGAATTTGACTGTGGTTTCCTCTGTAACTGTAAAAATGCAAGTAGTATTTGCTTGGCTCATACTAAATATGAATTGTGAAAAATGCTACATCTTCATTACAATTATAGTTGTATTGTTAACTTTTTAATATTTAGAACTTCATGAAAAACTAGTCACTAATTAAGTTAATTCAGTGCAAATAAAGAAAGTTTGTTCATTATCACTGAAATGTGTGAGATTTATTCAAAGCAGATAGTAATATAGAGTTTCCAGGAAGAACTTATGACTTTCAGAGTGACTTTATTGATGGTTGTAGGTCAACTTGTTGAAAAAAagttttgaacaataaagtgTGTTTCATGGAGAGTGGCCAAAAGTTCCCTGCCTAGATGCTGATTTTGATTCGTAAGCAAATAGTGCAGCCTAGCCTTGGTCAAAGCCCATAGAAAATGTAAACCAAGTACACCAATGTAACTTTCTGAGTGTATTGGTGCACCTGGGCTACATTTTTCATGGGATTTCACTTTGCTGCATGATTGTCAGACAAGCAATCATCTGTGGGCCAGTGGATTTTGTAACATAAGATCTTACTGTGACGGTGCTGACTAGTTATGATTTGGTGGTCTTTCTGAAAAAAGGTCAAACTGAATAAAAAGCCTTTGCATGCaatgtgtgcaaatgtgtgtgaataagaACCACATGTGGTCCTCTTTGCTCCAGTTTCACTGTGGCAACATGTATACTTCGCAGAAACAACCATACAAACCAGCCACCACAAGTGCAACATGAAATGCTCAGAACAATCATTaatctttttaatttattttattttttttctccttgtttgTGCTGTTAAATATATTTACTGTTGTATGTTAATTGTAatctttatgtttatgttttactAAGAGTTTTCTTCTTTCGTTTGCCTCCTGAATTCCCCTCTGTgcccctctgtgtctctctacGTGAGTGTGGTTTtggttcctctttctgtttgatttcttccttttaaacgTTAGACCCACATGTAACTTACAAAGACCTGAGTTTTGTCAGGCTGTCAATGTTTTCTCATGCTGATGTGAAACGTGGGGGGAAAAGGGTTAAGAAAAAATGAGTATTGTTGAAAAGCCATCTTTTTTGATGCAAGTTTTATATTAATGTTACTGTCAGACATCACTGAGATGATAATTCAGTCAAGTATTGGCTAAAGTATTTGTTTATTCCCTTCATTCATCACTGATTTTTAACTAAAAGCTTTTATTAATGCAGAGCATTGTTATGAGCGGAGGACTGTAGCAGCGAAAACAATTCATGAATCAACACGCTGAGCTAAAGTTAGCGACCCCATAAAAGTGGTCACCTTTAAGAAGAAATAAGTCGAAATGTTATGAAATTAGAGAAACTTTGGGTTAGTatctttcacaagaaaaatgcaaaatgcatgCAGACtgagagcagccagggatcaaaccaccaactttCCAGTTCCAGTAGAATTTGGCATATCGAcattacaaataataataataattattataaaaatacaacttacaTTACAAATAAGTAAAGTTTGTACAACAATACAACATGTTTGGTTTCCTGCATGTGTTTTCCAGAATCCATTTTGTAGTCAAACTTCATTACATTGTGCATTAGGTTCTTGGAAATGATAGATTTATGTATCGACTTCCT
This window harbors:
- the LOC120442196 gene encoding claudin-4-like, encoding MVACERQLLGLALACIGLLGSIISCALPTWRIMTAFKDYEMLLSIVEGLWKRCAILPTGQTQCMGYGYIPLPEDMKAARGLIIIAIIIEVLGILLGVAGRNFMNFVPDERQRSKMALTSGIAFLIAGFFVLIPVSWTTNTINDHFHPTWSTYGPDREVLKKMELGAALYIGWFTTVLLFLGGGLVCSSFFRRNGTE